A genomic window from Blattabacterium cuenoti includes:
- the trpF gene encoding phosphoribosylanthranilate isomerase, whose translation MKLKLLKIKICGMKFHIKNISNLFPDFIGFIFYPHSPRFVGYDFLLPKIPKKIFKTGVFVNESKENILKISKKQKLDFIQLHGTESPFYCENLIKKGLKLIKSFRIDNGFSFKEIKDYLNLCNYFLFDTKTTIFGGSGKKFNWDKLYEYHWDTPFFLSGGIGIEDIDKIKTFFYSHSKMFGIDINSKFEILPGKKNNKNINIFIKKIRKL comes from the coding sequence ATGAAATTAAAATTATTAAAAATCAAAATATGTGGAATGAAATTTCATATTAAAAATATTTCTAATTTATTTCCTGATTTTATAGGTTTTATTTTTTATCCTCATTCCCCAAGATTTGTAGGTTATGATTTTTTACTTCCAAAAATTCCAAAAAAAATATTTAAAACTGGTGTTTTTGTTAATGAATCAAAAGAAAATATATTAAAAATTAGTAAAAAACAAAAATTAGATTTTATTCAATTACATGGAACGGAAAGTCCCTTTTATTGTGAAAATCTTATAAAAAAAGGATTAAAATTAATTAAATCTTTTAGAATTGATAATGGTTTTTCTTTTAAAGAAATTAAGGATTATCTTAATTTATGTAATTATTTTCTATTTGATACTAAAACTACAATTTTTGGAGGAAGTGGAAAAAAATTTAATTGGGATAAATTATATGAATATCATTGGGATACTCCATTTTTTTTAAGTGGAGGAATTGGAATAGAAGATATTGATAAAATTAAAACTTTTTTTTATTCTCATTCTAAAATGTTTGGAATTGATATTAATAGTAAATTTGAAATTTTACCAGGAAAAAAAAATAATAAAAATATAAATATTTTTATCAAAAAAATAAGAAAATTATGA